Below is a genomic region from Gadus morhua chromosome 4, gadMor3.0, whole genome shotgun sequence.
TTTAATAATACTTCCAaaaatatttatgtgtgttactgtgttcaACTTTATGGTTATAATGGAATTTTCTTGATTTAGAATTGCTTATAGCCGTCTTAAATCTGTATATTTGTCTAGGTCTAAAGTAATTTACCTCAGGGTGCGCTCTAACTTCTGAACAGGCAGCTCCACTGATGTTATCACTGCAAGGGCAACCGCCCTTCTATCCAGCCTGGTGTTGCTTATCGCCAGCAATTCCGTCAAGGCAAAGCACATTTATTTACATAGCACCCTTCAAAACCCAAAGGCCATGAATTCTTAGCCACCACTATAATTAGATTTAgttttcatgttttattttattttttttaatctataaataaaaaagttgCAAAAATATGGATTTATCTGAATATCTACTTAAATCATCACATTTCTGCCCAGGTGCAGCGTTGTAAGCTGATATGTTTAGATGTGTCCTTCAGGTGGAAATTCTCAAAATAGGGGTTGGTATTTAAGAGGTTAAAGTTTAGGTACATAGCGACACCAATATGTTTGACTTGGCTTTTAGATTAATCTTTCCTCCTGTGCACCAGAAACCATTATTTTTAGTTTATTTCACTTCTGGAAATGTTGGCAAATCCAGTCATTCATTTGCTTTATGCAATTGAACCTGAATAATTTAGACCATTCTCACCTGGTTTATATTAGCCCCTTTACGTTTCATGAGGAGGGACCCACAAATGGACCCTTGAGGAACCCCCACAAGTAACCTTTGCCCTCTCAGGTAGTTACCAATAGATACCTAAGAGTCTTTAAAGTGAGTCTCTATCCCCAACTGTTCTCCAGAGGGAAACTGCAGAGTGAGACCTTAAAGGTCTGAAGATAATCCTGCCCTTCTTTTGACCTTTGGGATGAACCATTTAGATGAACACAGTAGCCCCCTTTGTTAAATGCTTAGTTTCAGGTAAAGAGACAGTGGTTCTTtgtctaaaataatataaattaaaaggTTTTACCATCAAGTTCTGTGTGATTAGTCTCAATTGCAATGAAACAGTATAGTCATGGAAGGCCAATCCTAAACACATGCCTGTTGGAGTGATTTATCAAGGACACGGGTTGTGTATCTATTCTATctggaaagaaaaggagaggacaAGTTGAGACACTCGTGCTGCAAGACCTTCTACTAACTATACCCTTGCTGCAATTACATTGCAATTCTTAATCTGGACATTAGCTCTCCAACCCGCCTCGTATGCTTGCGCAAGGATTTCTTCACTCATTAGCAAATATTGAGCTGCAAATGGATTAAAAGTGGATTTGTCAGCAAAGCATGTGTCGCAAAGAGTATGTCAACattgtgtgttgtgatttagacAACTACTTGTTAACAAATCGCAACCTAGTGGACAATAGGCCTACAGCTCTGTTGTACCTTGTAATGTTCCTTGTTACCGAATTACAACTTGGCGACATCGTTAGGCTGTTCTACATTCTACGTTACTACCATAGGCTCCTACGTTTCTTTTGTGATCAATTTTGCATTTGCTATTGAGTTATGATGGAAATTAAGATTTAGATAGTCAAAACGTTGGCTGTATCTGATGTGATGCCGTAAATAGCCTTCATAAATGAATGAGAAGATGCCAACTTGATCGACATGGCTTACAACAAAGTAGTAAATGTTTCCAAAACTCAACACATGCTGGGGATGTAGAAATATTGTCCTTCTACTAAATAAAATACACGCTCCTGGTGACGAATGGAGTATATTCTAGTTACAAGCAGGATTTTAGCCCTGGCCTTTCTACTGCAGAAGTGTGCAGGTGCTGTCATCTGCTGGACAGATAAATAATGATGAGGTCCTTCATGATGCACCCGAGCATAGGTCGTGCTTCCTTTAAGGTTCAGTGTGGAACTCATTGTCCCTTTCTCTGCAGTCCTTCCCCCTCTGCCTTTTATCATaataaatcattaaaataatacaaaacaaaaaagataatTACTAATAAACGGACATAAGGTTAACTAGTGTGAATGATGTACACAATTAATACGTAACATGTCATAGTATTTTGGTCATGGAAACTTTTTGCGTTAATTGCCGTCACCTGTTCAAAGCGCAACAGTACTGACCTTATAAACGGTAGCTTGCTTCAAGTAGCCACCAGGTGGTGCCGTTAAACCCATTTACAAGGCATTTATACATAAAAATGGCTCTTAGAAAACGTCTATAACCTCAGCATTGATTTTAATAAGTTGTCACCATTTGTATGCAAAATTGCCTTTATTTTCCATGAACTCCATTTTCATACATTTGTTTGTATAATAAATAGACATGAGAAACAGGCTGAAAATTCTGTCCCCTTCCCATGTTGATTCTGCACCATTTTTTTTCTGCGCACTGCAAACTTGTTTCATAGAATTTACAACTGAAAATTAAAAACCAAAGCTTGACACAAGCTGAAATCACTGCTACCGGCCCTTTGTTCACCTCATAAGTTACATACATGTATGAGCCGTGTTCGGTGTAGCAAACCccagaaacaaaaatatatatatagtattcaCAGTTTAGATATTTACACTTTTTAAGATTACAAAGGATATGGGCAGAAAAATGAAGACGTTTCCACAAGAAACAATCTTTCAAAAAGGTAGGAGACATTTTCAGTACGTAATGGACCTTTTTTCTCGTTTAAATAAACCACCTTTTAACCCTTGTTAAACTTGGCAGATTCCTTTTACAGATCCCTGAAAATATCTTCTTAAATACTCAGTCTTTTGTCTAAAAAAACTTAACAAAAAAATGCATCATTAAAAGTATTACATTTgtgaagtaaaaaaaagaaaatcaaaatcTATACAATAGTTCATGTACAATATTAACATCAACGGTGTTGTGggggaaaaacacaaaaaaaaaaaaaaacttagaaTCTTCCCAGCTGATGGAGGGCAATGACTGACTTGGTCGAAAAAAGGAATCCGATTGACTAGAAATAACAGGAAGCTGAAGTGCAAGCCTCTAGTGCATTGACGTCCATGAAGAAGATCCGCCTTCTTAGTGACGCATTGTTAAAGAAACAACGTtagaggacagacggacagacggaccgaggaaacactgatcaaaacactGGTAGTAAagcgggggtggggtgggggggggggagagagggattagGGGCTAGAGGAAGGGGTTAAGTTGTGAgatggatggaggaagaggaggtctaGGTTTTGAAGAAGAGGTGTAGTTCTAAGTGGGGTGGAGGAAGAGCTATCGGGGTTGGGAAAGGAGACTAGTTGTTAGAGGGGTGGAGCGAGAGGTAGGGTTTTTAAGAGGGGCTGGAGGAAGCACTACAAGATGGAGCAGGTTCACTTGTGAGACAATCATCCATAACACCTCATTAGGAAAGAACAAACCAATAGatgaatacagacacacacctcttcaTGCCAAACACCACTAACAATGGTGACAATGGGCGACTAACTTGTGCATGCAACTTAACATTGCAGTCTGAGacgacaaacagacacacacacacacacacacactcaaatggcACTTAACGTAATTTCGtcagcttttttttctttttttcatacaccattttctttttcaaaagtGACAAATATATTATTTCCTCACAATGTAGGGTGTTAAATTAGACTGGAGACTCCGATTCATCCGATTCTGAAGAATCGAACCCTTCAGCCACTATAACCTACAGGGTTCTCCCAagtctcttcttttttttaatccaaaatGAAAATACTTAACCTAATCTCTCAAACCGTAACCTGGCAACAAGTGAACACTCAATCATGCActcaacacaaaaaacaatcaCGTCTTTGAAAAAAACTAGATCATAAAACATGTACAGAAGAATCAAAAAACACTGGATATTCGTTAATACCATCAGAGTTGGTTTTAGTTTTGCACCTAGAATCCTTACCTTTGCATAAACTCAAAAAGGAAGCAGCGATACTGGCTGGTGACGGTGAGAGATAGCCTAACGTCCCGTACAAAATGTATgcggttgtggttgtttttcttttgttgtggAGGTTGTGGTGTAGTTTCAGAAAACGGGTGCATCAGAAGAGGTAGAGCCAGAAACCAGCACGGTTTCTTCACGTGGAGGGCCAGTTGTACAACGTTTGAGCTTTTCCTTTCAAGCCCCATCTTGGGTGCCACTGGTTGAATCTGGGGAGCCTCTGGCTTCaggctttggggggggggggggggatcttccTAAgagcgtgcgtgtttgtctgtgacaCCGCGTTTCTAAGCAGCTCTCCATGCTAAGTCTATGTGCTGTGGGACATGTACCACATGTGGTAAAGCTGACGTGAGTTAAGTTAAAGTGATAGTACATTCAAACGTACGGAAAACACAAACGGGCCTTACGGGTTCGGGAGACTGCTGAATCGACTCTTAACCACGTTACCGAGTTCATTAAGAATGTGCCAGCAAGGCCTAGTATCTCGGGCCAATATTTCAGTCAGTGGCAGTAGTCAAACAATTTTCTTTTCTGTACCGTAGCACCAGAAATCGTAAACAATCTTTAGGgaaatgtgtgtgcgcgcgtgtgttggGGAGTCAAAAACATACAACTGATCCGTAGCCACAAAATCTTTTCTTTTGGCATGAGGAGTCTGTGTGAGTGTCGGgttagtgggggtggggggggggggggggggggggcagcaaggGGACAGTGCTTCTCGGTTGggttctctcttttctttctgaAGACGTCCTTGTCCGTAGAATGGACAGCGAGGGATCAGTTGAGGGTGCCCCTGCAGTTCTCCGCCCCACACAGACAGGGGATCTTCTCGTCCTCTATGGGGAACTTGTAGTCGTAGGTGATCTCCTCGTTGACGTTGATGGGCTGCCGCGAGTAGATGACGATCTTCTTCTGGGCCTCCACCGTGATCACCTTGGCGTAGCAGTTGGGCTACGGGGAAACACATCGTCATGTTAACGGCCTGCAGATATATCGGTTGGTCCGATTTTATGGGCCGATATTGACTTGTCAcggatatatatcgttatcggcGTACACGTTTTTGCCGACGTGGTGTTGCTGTATAAACTTAATCACCTTTTTATAAATCCTCTATTGTGGTGGTCGAATGTTGATTTTTATACAGAGCACATCCACGTAAACTCTCATATGAAAGGTTAACAGCTCCTTCACATAGGTTCCTTTAGCTCAGGATCTTAAAAAGGTGACattttataccaccaggtgcgagtgtgattagccgttccaagccgttttgaaaatctgcctcttctgacatcaccagtggtagtgtccacctagatgtgtgctggaaagATCAGTCTACCTGCCTACACAGTggactgggtaggctggtagactgatcatcgttgctcatctatccgtcatacagcTAGGTGGACACAGCCACACATGTttgaagaggcagattttcaaaacggcttgtaacggctaatcacactcacacctggtgatataacatgtcacctttaattCGATGTTGCTGTGGCCTGAAGCATTGATGGAGGTTGAGCAGCATATCCAAGGAGCTGCTTCAGCCCCAGGATACCAcaatatgtatacatgtatatacacacacatcttgaTACAGATATTACTCCCCAACATCGGTATCAGCCCCCATACAATATTCTCCCACGCGTCGTTCAGGCCATGGGATGCGAGGGTCGTGTGCTGTGGGGTCTTACGTTGCAGCTGTGGTTGATGAAGCGGGCGAAGTTGCCGCACTTGGTGGCGTCGATGATGGTGTCGTGGTCCACGCGGAACATGTAGCTGCTGCCGATCCCCTCTTCCTCGTAGCGCTTCTCCCGCATGTCCGCGATCacctgggagacacacacacacgttagccCTTCATGTAGTGCCATGGGACAGGTGTGTTTAAGGGGTGTTTAAGGGGTGTCGTGAAGGGAGTGAGGAGACCGTTGTTTCGTTGCATACAGGAACACTCTGgactgttcttttttttttattttttaaaagggtTCTGGTGATCGTGGGTAATAGGTGGTTTAGCAAATGACCCCCTCGGCCAACAGCCGAGCCGCTGCCCACCTGTCGGATGTTCTGGCCGACGTATTCGATGACCATCTCGTCGGCGGCGATGGGCTCCAGAGCAAACAGACCCCAGTCGTGGATGCCCGACCGACAGAACCGGATCTTCTTCTTGCGGAACTGGAGACAAGAGACGGGAAATGAGGACGTATGGCACACTCAAGGGTAGTAAGTACTATATGAGTACCAATGAGTAAAGTAGCACTTATAGTTGACCCTCCCACCCAGAGTGTATTGATGATTCATGCTCTACCAATTCAGTACGATGGAATCGAGGAATGGATGATTGGAGCACAGTATTAGTTTTACCATTCACTGGTTACATTTGAGTAAAACATTTGGTTGACCTGAAGCCGGTTGAATtagaatatatatttcttaaCTTTAACTGGTTAATTTAGAGTTAAACATGTGTTTTACCTTAAGCTGGTTGAATTTGAGTTAAACATGTGTTTTACCTTAAGCTGGTTGAATTTGAGTTAACATGTGTTTTACCTTAAGCTGGTTGAATTTGAGTTAACATGTGTTTTACCTTAAGCTGGTTGAATTTGAGTTAACATGTGTTTTACCTTAAGCTGGTTGAATTTGAGTTAACATGTTTTACCTTAAGCTGGTTGAATTTGAGTTAACATGTTTTACCTTAAGCTGGTTGAATTTGAGTTAACATGTTTTACCTTAAGCTGGTTGAATTTGAGCAGGTCGCTGTCACAAGCGAACGAAGAGAGCAGGCGCCGCTGTTCCGAGCGCCGCTCTGAGCCTGATCTGGTGGACACGTGGACCTGGGCAGGAATGCTCATCCcctggggagacagagggcGGGGGTGAGGAGGCTGTACCATGTTCACTGCTCCACTAGGTCATAATGGCTCATATGATCAAGTCTATTAAAGGGATGCCCCAATGACGACAGTAGGTTCAGATACAGGTGATTCACCAGAATAACATCAAGTCTCTCCGTGCAAACATCCATGGCAAAGGTACAGAGAAATGTTTCCAACATCCAACATGAAGAGAAAAAGTATACTCCGACACAGTGCATTGTGACAGATGAAACGCTAGGGCCGCTTATGGAAAGAAACATAATCACGATTACTtgggtcaatattgaaatctcgATTATTCAAAACACGATGCATtcattcagcatttctctccagaACAACACTTTGTAGCCGAGAACTTTGACATTTCCcctgaaaaaaaatacacaaaatgttccAATCGAAAACAATGAACAAATACTTATCCATCTGTTTTGCAATTTCAAtgaaacatttaatgaataaaacaaatatgatgaaaaaaaaaaaaaagtttcaaccCAAAAATCGTAATAACGTTCAAAATGTGCTCAATTGCACGGCCCTATGAGCGCTGAGCCTTATCCCCGTGCCCCTCATGCCCCCGGGGCCTCACCTGGGTGTCGGCGGGGGGCTCCTCCGACAGCAGCCGCGTGCTCTGCAGGTACTTGATCTTGTCCTTCCTCTCGATCTTGTAGTAGCCCTCGCTGCGGGCGCAGCCGGTGGAGTGGTCACGCATGCCGTCGTCGCGCCGCTTGCGCTTCACCGCCGGCACGTTGGTAGGTGCAGAGGAGTTAAGGACCACAGCGCAACCGTCAGAGAACCCACCGCCTAGCTAActtctgagggggggggggttctaaaTGCTAGCGGGTTTGTTGTTTGAACGGCGGCGAGTAATCGTCCCGCAGACGGACATACAACCCTGACGTTTGACGGGAGAGGACACCTGAACTGGAGTAGCTTCAAATACGAAGCATGAATGGGGTTTGGGCTTTGTCGTGTTGTTAAAAACACCGAACCCCTAATATAGCATCAGAACCTCAGACAGTTACTGAGTTACTGCTTTTCTGTTTCACCTTATAaaagtaaccctaaccctcatcatTAGAAAAAATCCCCTTTTAGCTCTCACCATTATACACAATGCGGTAAATGCCTCCCTGTAATGGCCAGAAGAGGgcgccaacaacaacaaccatccCTTCATGAGTACACACAAACGGCGGGAGGAGCAGTGAAGGATATGAGGGTGGTTGACCCACAGCGTGTCGTTCAGCCACACGTTGCAGTCGTCCTGCTGCAGCATCTTGTCGTAGGTGACCTGCAGCAGGCGGATGTCCTCCTCGTCGATGCCGTCGTTCCAGATGTCGTACAGGATGGTCACCTCCTCGAAGTCGCTGCGCAGCGCGAAGCAGGGCCGCGAGGGCGTGGCGGCGGGCGACAGGctgtccagcagcagctcctcccAGCGGCGCCGCGCCCGCCGCGCCGGCTGCACCGACGACAGCCGGTAGGGCGGGAagccgtcgtcgtcgtcgagGCACGCCTCCGCCTTGACCGTCTTCTCTTCCCGGAAGTCCAGGCCGCGGTGGTCCGACGCCTCGGGGCGCTTCGGGGGCAACGCCGCGTCGGGGAGCAGCGACCTCGCGTGGGGGTCCGGCAGGAGGGACGAGGGGTCCGGCGACTCGGCGGGCGGCATCGGCTCCGAGGGGAACTTCTTGTTCTTGGGCCGGCCGAGCTTCCTCTTGCTGGAGGCCAGGAGGTCGGGCGTGGCGGGGACCTCCGCCGGGGGCGGGTCCTCCGAGAGCTCGGCCGAGTCCTCCGCTGAGGTGGACagggcgggcggcggcggcggcagcggcgtcgGGGTGGACGGCAGGGGGGCCGGCGCCGTGAAGGGCGGCTCCTTGAAGAGCGGCCGCTCGTCCCGGCTCTCCGACGAGGGCTTCCTGTGGAGGGGGGCGGGCTCTGGGAAGACGGGCGTGAAGGTGAGGTCGCGGCCCGGCGTGCGGGGGATCCCCGAGCCCGGGACGGGGGACTGGGCGGGGTAGGAGAAGGGGCTGCCGAGGACGTGGGGGGAGCTGAGCAGGAGGCTGCCGCCCGTCAGCGGGGCGTCGCCGCCGGGCGTGACTGGCACCACGTCGCTGCTCTGCGACTGGAGCGGGCCCCGGGCGCGGCCCCCCGGGGGGTCCCGGCCCGGGGTGCGAGGGAACTCCTCGTCGTCCGTGGACGTGCGGGGCCAGCGGGAGACGTCGTGCGGCGCGGGGCccgccgggggagggggaggcagcgGGGGGAGGCGGCCTACTAGCGCCGGgtggggcgggagggggaggtgcatgAGGGCGGCggggtggggtttggggggcggggggtctgTCTTTagggcgggcgggggggtctTTCTACAGGGGGTGCCCGCCGCCGTCTGAGGCTTGCCTTGAACGTCGTTGTCGCTCTCGCTGAGGGAGCCCGTGGGGGTCGGGGGTCGGAGGACGTAGtcctggggggggcgggacttGGGCGTCGGAGCGGCGCCTTTGGCCTCCGCATCGGGCGCCTCTGCTGCAACACAAACaggaaatacagagagagagagagtcagagagagagacagagagagagacagagagagagagagagagagtcagagagagagacagagagagagacagagagagagagagagagagagagagagagagagagagagagagagagagagagagagagagagagagagagagagagagagagagagagagagagagagagagagagagagagagagagagagagagagagagagagagagagagagagagagagtcagagacagagacagagacagagagacagagagacagagacacacagggagagagagagacacagggagagagtcagagacagagagacagagagagagacagagagagagagagagagagagagacagagagagagagagagagagacagagacagagacagagacagagagacagagacagagacagagagagagagacagagagacagagagacagagacagagagtcagagacagagacagagacagagagacagagacagagacagagagagagagagagacacagggagagagacacagggagggagagagagagagagagggacagagacggagagagacagagagacagacacagggagagagtgagagacagagagagagagagagacacagggagagagtgagagacagagagagagagagacacagggagagagtgagagacagagagagagagagacacagggagagagtgagagagaatcagagagtgaaagtgaaagtgagacggagagatgacacacacacacacacacacacacacacacacacacacacacacacacacacacacacacacacacacacacacacacacacacacacacacacacacacacacacacacagagcattagagagacacagagagcattagagagagacagagggtgagtgAAACCAACCTGGTATGTGTTTGGGTGAGGGTGGCCTGAGGCGGTCCTGGCTGGGCGGCCCAGGGGGGGGTCCGTCGTCCTTGGGGCTGGGGGGTCTCCGTTTAGACTTGATCCTCAGCTCCTCCGCGGGGCTGGCGTCATTGCCGGAGTCGTCCTCGGGACAGGGGCCCGTGGGGGTCCGCGGCCGCCGGGCCTCCgacgccacctccacctccgccaccgccgcctcctcgtcggaggaggaagacgaggaggaggaagaggacgacgacgaggacCGCACCTGGAGCTCCTTGTCCCCGTCGTCGGCGTcggccaccagctcctccttctcttcggcctcctgctcctcgcccGAGCTCGACTCGTACTCGGACGAGTCGCCGCTGGCCGCCGACGAGTCGTAGCTGGCCTTGGACGACGGCGAGCTCTCCACCTCTGTGGGAGTGAACAGAAAGGGCCGCGGTCAGACGTTGGACGGACACCGCACGAAGGAGTCGCACGGGAACAAATGGGGGGACGCTGAGGCTGCTTGATTATGGAAATCAGAATCACggttattttggtcaatatcgAAATCACgtttattcaaacgattatttttgagtttataaaataataatcctcctgcatttattcagcctctctctcccgttgTAACTGAGAACCCTTAAAAAAAGACCAAAAAGATTCtaaccaaaaataaatgaataaaatctGTACAAGTacgtatccagctgttctgaaatttctataaaacatttcatgaataaaaaagatatcttaaaaaatatatataataataatattgtttcAACTcagattatattagtttggagatcgtttggCCCAAAAATTTAAACCATGATCGAAATGGGACTGAAGGCAGAGCCCTGGGGGACATCACGGTTACCGTCGTCGGACGAGTCTGTGGAGTCACTGTCACTGCCGCTGGACGACTCtgcctcttcgtcctcctcctcctcctcctcctcggcactCTCCTGTAACAACGAGTGTGAGGTGACGTTAAGGTGACAGATCCCTTCGGTTTGGAGCGTCTTTGGTCACATATTCAGTCAGGTGGTTCAAAGCATGGATGAGACAGAGCAAAACCGGTCGCTTACGTTTGCAAAGCCGTCGACGTCACTCGACCGTACCTTGTCTGACGATAGCCTTTGCGTGGCCTTGGCTTCATCCAAGTCCTCCTCCCGGTCCGACAGAgactcctccttctccgacgtctccacctgctcctcgcCCTCGCTGTCCAGTTTCAGGGGTCTGGAGGGCCGCCGCTTTGCCGCGATTCCCTCCGCGTCCATCTTGGAGTCTTCCGAGGGGAGCTCCGCGGGGTCTCTGTCCCGGTCTGAACGGAAACAAGAGAGCGTGATGAAGGGGAGTTTAGACGTCAAAACAATGCCCACTCCACAACCCATAATTAAATCAGCTGACTGACGGACTAGACTGGTGTTGCTAGTGAATGATGAGAGGGCGCCACAAGATGGTGCTGTCGAGCCACAACGGCATTAGGGATCGGGACTATATGGAATAATATCTGAATCCTGGTAATTTTATTGATTAAATAATATTTATGTAGCCAGATTATAGATTACAACTGGGCAATTGCCTCATGCATAACACAAAACTCAAAAAGACCTTCAAAATGGTCAGATCTGTAATGAATGTTCCAGGTTGACAGAGGCTTGATAAAGCTGGTccaaatttaaatatttaaccatAACGTTCACGTAGTTTGCCTTTTATACTGATTATTCCTAGCTAATGAGGAACCAATTTCAGTTGGTTGGTTGGGAATTGGATGATTGGCCTAGGAGATGTTGGGTAAGAAGTCTAGTGTCCTGATGGTCGTTGGAGACCAATAGCACCTGCATCATCTTGGACTTTAAGCCTTGGCCTTTTGTCAATTAGAAAGAGTTGCCCGTTGAGCGTGCTAGAGACTTGGTCCAACCGGTTGCTAGTCCCAGATTTGGAGGGTTGCCGACATGTGGGGGAAAAGTGAGCAAGGGGAACCTTGTGGCCGAGAGAATCGTAAGAAATCCTCATTGACAACAGGTGTCCTAATCAGAACATATGTATACtgtataataatactaatactaatccATGGCTCACCTTCATCCTCCAGCTCGTCGTCCACAGGGGTGGACGGCCGCACGCGCTTGTTGTCCCCTGAAGCGATGGGATCGGGCTTCCGCTTCACCTAacaccccccagacacacacacacacacacaccaccgatCAGCAACCCAGACATCagactcctctccccccccccccccccccccccccccggtggggcCTTTGTTTTGCGGGCAGCGGGCGAGGCTCACCTTGAAGGAGGGCAGGCGGATGGCCCCCCGCAGGCAGATCCCCATGCCCATGCCCTCGTAGCTCAACGCCTCGCCCTTGTTCCAGTTCTCCAGCAGGCTGGAGCCGATGGGCTCCTTGGGTTtgggcctctcctcctccttgccctCGCCGGCCTTCACGGGGGTCAGGGACGCCTGGGGAACGAGAGAGGCTGTTAAACGGTCGGGTTCTACGGTCGGTTGCATCTGGGGTCCACAGGGTGCAAGGTACGAGTGTACTGACGCCTATCCAAACTAATGTGTTATCATACATCATATTA
It encodes:
- the setd1ba gene encoding histone-lysine N-methyltransferase SETD1B-A isoform X2, coding for MDHPVCSSGEKRSHHWRSYKLIIDPALKKGQHKLYRYDGQTFNMPNSGMLPLESVRDPRIGRLWTKYKETDLPVPTFKIDECYIGRVPPKEVTFARLNDNIREPFLTEMCKKYGDLEEVDILYNPKNKKHLGIAKVVFENVKAAKLAVQTLHNTSVMGNIIHVELDPKGENRLRYFQLLLNGSYTPLTLPVGVDDGSDVSPHSLAEALLNCEPSRRLSESGASGTTGGTAAGSAAAAANSSSTPLSMDTAYSSLRQETPQSQGTPHTPRQSGTPFSQDSNYSSRTSTPAYQASRTESSGRSRRHESKFQDAYNRRPEKPQYRSNTYRVTTPSSSEPASYKTHQVTPPEPPAPASPFPYTPPPPPAVASFKSSYPAYQAPPPPAFPPANESSFHHPGQRDGEYIRPPQPPPVAPTTPSTDKNRPETPPPVPPPEPGPPPSTPPLPRTPERRPSPGNPTLDAERNSLDSRIEMLLKEKRTKLPFLAERDSDTEVRMEGSPISSSSSQLSPVPPYTGASSCQAGPRTSRPPSTGLEDVSPTPLPESDDEEPVLGSAPLLKRPCSPVPEMTNDLKEGPFGNHTPTENTDLGNHSSGEDMEISEDEMPGGSPLDSSECAKGIVVNSAVSPMHPGHSMFPIHQSAFALQHAHLALPGAHPHLAGVPHHMLPHMGPYPPGMMPLMQMDLMNCLPQWGSVHMSFQMQTQMLSRMSQTGGGPYPYPHYMGGGASVPFGGPYASVSMGATPAGSPGQPWPQPSIPKFNPAVPPPGYEDQKEDPHKATVDGVLLVIVKELKAIMKRDLNRKMVEVVAFRAFDDWWDKKERSAKASLTPVKAGEGKEEERPKPKEPIGSSLLENWNKGEALSYEGMGMGICLRGAIRLPSFKVKRKPDPIASGDNKRVRPSTPVDDELEDEDRDRDPAELPSEDSKMDAEGIAAKRRPSRPLKLDSEGEEQVETSEKEESLSDREEDLDEAKATQRLSSDKESAEEEEEEEDEEAESSSGSDSDSTDSSDDEVESSPSSKASYDSSAASGDSSEYESSSGEEQEAEEKEELVADADDGDKELQVRSSSSSSSSSSSSSSDEEAAVAEVEVASEARRPRTPTGPCPEDDSGNDASPAEELRIKSKRRPPSPKDDGPPPGPPSQDRLRPPSPKHIPAEAPDAEAKGAAPTPKSRPPQDYVLRPPTPTGSLSESDNDVQGKPQTAAGTPCRKTPPPALKTDPPPPKPHPAALMHLPLPPHPALVGRLPPLPPPPPAGPAPHDVSRWPRTSTDDEEFPRTPGRDPPGGRARGPLQSQSSDVVPVTPGGDAPLTGGSLLLSSPHVLGSPFSYPAQSPVPGSGIPRTPGRDLTFTPVFPEPAPLHRKPSSESRDERPLFKEPPFTAPAPLPSTPTPLPPPPPALSTSAEDSAELSEDPPPAEVPATPDLLASSKRKLGRPKNKKFPSEPMPPAESPDPSSLLPDPHARSLLPDAALPPKRPEASDHRGLDFREEKTVKAEACLDDDDGFPPYRLSSVQPARRARRRWEELLLDSLSPAATPSRPCFALRSDFEEVTILYDIWNDGIDEEDIRLLQVTYDKMLQQDDCNVWLNDTLWVNHPPTNVPAVKRKRRDDGMRDHSTGCARSEGYYKIERKDKIKYLQSTRLLSEEPPADTQGMSIPAQVHVSTRSGSERRSEQRRLLSSFACDSDLLKFNQLKFRKKKIRFCRSGIHDWGLFALEPIAADEMVIEYVGQNIRQVIADMREKRYEEEGIGSSYMFRVDHDTIIDATKCGNFARFINHSCNPNCYAKVITVEAQKKIVIYSRQPINVNEEITYDYKFPIEDEKIPCLCGAENCRGTLN